A portion of the Meiothermus sp. Pnk-1 genome contains these proteins:
- a CDS encoding ABC transporter substrate-binding protein, translated as MKRVLMLATVVTLGLVSAQQTKTVNLLWSGAITGPTSDVGGPYGAGVEDYCKYANEQKLIPGFTINCTVRDDQYQNPITQRIFEEALDRAKPAIYLGYGTGAMLQLKPLIQEVKMPTIPASAHIGLIDPPNNTYMFLPVSSYSEQIVALMEYINRELKKNARIALIVNPSPFGRAVVDHARRAAQRLGQTIVSVQEVGANNLDNTALLRNLEAQNVEFILHQNVAGPVANILKDAKRLGLDKKIRQMGAVYTGGSDLIRLAGDAAEGYLWASSYYTLDENAPGITLQKQLAQKYGRSADILNSTNYTAGMLAAAIAVEAMKRAAQRFNGRIDNETVYQAIIGMNGPNAFKPGFAVSTKAGIEIDFTKSEQTGAEGLRVLEAKGGKFVPITEPFTSALFRQVRNP; from the coding sequence ATGAAACGAGTGCTGATGCTGGCGACGGTGGTGACCTTAGGCTTGGTGAGCGCGCAGCAGACCAAGACCGTGAACCTGCTGTGGTCGGGGGCCATCACCGGCCCGACCTCTGACGTGGGGGGGCCTTACGGGGCTGGGGTGGAGGACTATTGCAAGTACGCCAACGAGCAAAAGCTGATTCCCGGCTTCACCATCAACTGCACGGTGCGCGACGACCAGTACCAAAACCCCATCACCCAGCGCATCTTCGAGGAAGCCCTAGACCGGGCTAAACCGGCTATATATCTGGGGTACGGCACGGGGGCGATGCTCCAGCTCAAGCCGCTCATCCAGGAGGTCAAGATGCCGACCATTCCGGCCTCGGCGCATATCGGCCTCATCGATCCTCCCAACAACACCTATATGTTCCTGCCGGTGAGCAGCTATTCCGAGCAGATCGTGGCGCTGATGGAGTACATCAACCGCGAGCTCAAGAAAAACGCCCGCATCGCCTTGATCGTAAACCCCAGCCCCTTCGGCCGGGCGGTGGTGGACCACGCCAGGCGGGCGGCGCAGCGTTTGGGGCAGACCATCGTCTCGGTACAGGAAGTAGGGGCGAATAACCTCGATAACACCGCTTTGCTACGCAACCTCGAGGCGCAGAACGTGGAGTTCATCCTGCACCAAAACGTAGCGGGGCCGGTAGCCAACATCCTCAAAGACGCCAAGCGCTTGGGGCTCGACAAGAAGATCCGCCAGATGGGTGCGGTATACACTGGTGGCTCGGACTTGATTCGGCTGGCTGGGGACGCTGCCGAAGGCTACTTGTGGGCCTCGAGCTACTACACCCTCGACGAGAACGCCCCCGGTATCACCTTGCAAAAGCAGCTCGCCCAGAAGTACGGGCGCAGCGCGGATATCCTCAACAGCACCAACTACACCGCCGGGATGCTGGCCGCGGCCATCGCGGTAGAGGCCATGAAGCGGGCTGCCCAACGCTTCAATGGTCGCATCGATAACGAGACGGTCTACCAGGCGATCATCGGCATGAACGGTCCTAACGCTTTCAAGCCGGGCTTTGCGGTCTCCACCAAGGCCGGAATCGAGATTGACTTCACCAAGAGCGAACAGACCGGAGCAGAGGGCTTGCGGGTGCTCGAGGCCAAAGGTGGCAAGTTCGTACCCATCACCGAGCCCTTCACCTCGGCGCTTTTCCGGCAAGTAAGGAATCCCTGA
- a CDS encoding ABC transporter ATP-binding protein codes for MSTLSARPEDLGPILLEVNNIEVVYKDIIQVLRGVSLKVPEGSITALLGPNGAGKTTTLRAISGLLVPEDGEVVSGTITYQGHNIANQPPEAIVLKGIVQVPEGRRVFKHLTVEENLRVGAATRRDSKVQEDLERIYHYFPKLAMLKNRLAGYCSGGEQQMLAIGRALLAKPKLLLLDEPSLGLAPLLVREIFEIVHRINAEEGTTVLVVEQNARVALSVAHYGYIMESGKIVLEGSREYLEQNPDVKEFYLGVAKSGGRKSFREVKSYRRRKRFM; via the coding sequence ATGTCTACCCTTTCCGCCCGCCCCGAAGACCTGGGCCCCATACTGCTCGAGGTCAACAACATCGAGGTCGTCTATAAAGACATCATTCAAGTGCTGCGGGGGGTCTCGCTCAAGGTTCCCGAGGGATCTATCACCGCGCTGTTAGGCCCTAACGGAGCCGGGAAGACCACCACCCTCAGGGCCATCAGCGGCCTCTTGGTGCCCGAGGACGGTGAGGTGGTATCGGGAACGATCACCTATCAGGGCCACAACATCGCCAACCAGCCCCCAGAAGCTATCGTGCTCAAAGGCATCGTCCAGGTTCCCGAGGGGCGGCGGGTGTTCAAACACCTCACCGTGGAGGAGAACCTGCGGGTGGGGGCCGCAACCCGGCGCGACAGCAAGGTCCAGGAGGACTTGGAGCGCATCTATCACTACTTTCCCAAGCTGGCCATGCTCAAAAACCGCCTAGCCGGTTACTGCTCAGGGGGAGAGCAGCAGATGTTGGCCATTGGGCGAGCCCTACTGGCCAAACCTAAGCTCCTGCTCCTCGACGAGCCCAGCCTGGGGTTAGCCCCCCTATTGGTGCGGGAAATTTTCGAGATCGTCCACCGCATCAACGCTGAGGAGGGCACCACCGTGTTGGTGGTCGAGCAGAACGCCCGGGTGGCCCTTTCGGTGGCCCACTACGGCTACATCATGGAGTCGGGAAAGATCGTGCTCGAGGGCTCTCGCGAGTACCTCGAGCAGAACCCTGACGTGAAGGAGTTCTATCTAGGGGTGGCCAAGTCGGGGGGGCGCAAATCCTTCCGCGAGGTGAAATCCTACCGGCGGCGCAAGCGCTTCATGTAA
- a CDS encoding methylmalonyl-CoA mutase: MVETLPLFESLPEGYKERLGRPGEYPFTRGIYPRMYLDRPWTMRQYAGFSTAQESNARYRYLLSQGQTGLSVAFDLPTQLGLDPDHPLAVGEVGKVGVSIATLEDMKTLFAGIPLDKVTTSMTINAPAMMLLAFYLLTAEEQGVPWDKVGGTIQNDILKEYIARGTYIYPPQPSMRLITDIFAFCAEKVPKWNTISISGYHIREAGSTAAQEIAFTLADGKAYVRAALEAGLPVDLIAPRLSFFFAAHSDILEEAAKFRAARRMWARIMKEEFGAQDPKSWMLRFHTQTGGSTLTAQEPLNNVVRTAFEALAAVLGGTQSLHTNAYDEALGLPTEKSALLALRTQQILAYESGITRAVDPLGGSFYVEHLTDMLEAQAQDYLEQVERLGGAVAAVEAGFFQREIEEAAWQFQREVEAGQRVIVGVNKFTSPNSPLEEATPIQRIDDTINRKRQEEVRRFREARDGQGVGVALEALRKAAKGTENLFPYVLEAFRRRATLGEVCGVLREEWGEYQPGY; encoded by the coding sequence ATGGTCGAAACCCTGCCCCTTTTCGAATCGCTCCCCGAAGGTTACAAGGAACGCCTAGGCCGTCCGGGCGAGTATCCCTTTACCCGGGGGATCTACCCCCGGATGTACCTCGACCGCCCCTGGACCATGCGCCAGTACGCCGGGTTCAGCACCGCCCAGGAATCCAACGCCCGCTACCGATACCTGCTCTCTCAGGGTCAGACCGGGCTCTCGGTGGCGTTTGACCTCCCCACCCAACTCGGTCTGGACCCCGATCACCCGTTGGCAGTGGGAGAAGTCGGCAAGGTGGGGGTTTCGATCGCCACGCTGGAGGACATGAAAACCCTCTTCGCCGGGATCCCGCTGGATAAGGTCACCACCAGCATGACCATCAACGCCCCGGCCATGATGCTGTTGGCTTTTTACCTGCTCACCGCCGAGGAGCAGGGGGTTCCCTGGGACAAGGTGGGCGGCACTATCCAAAACGACATCCTCAAGGAGTACATCGCGCGGGGCACCTATATCTATCCCCCTCAGCCCTCGATGCGCCTCATCACCGACATCTTCGCCTTCTGCGCGGAAAAGGTGCCCAAGTGGAACACCATCAGCATCTCCGGCTATCACATCCGCGAGGCCGGTAGCACGGCGGCCCAGGAAATCGCCTTCACCTTGGCCGACGGCAAAGCCTATGTGCGGGCCGCCCTCGAGGCCGGGCTTCCCGTGGACCTGATCGCCCCCCGGCTATCCTTTTTCTTCGCCGCCCACTCGGACATCCTGGAGGAGGCCGCTAAGTTCCGCGCCGCGCGGCGCATGTGGGCGCGGATCATGAAGGAGGAGTTCGGGGCCCAAGACCCCAAAAGCTGGATGCTGCGCTTCCACACCCAGACCGGGGGCTCCACCCTCACTGCCCAAGAACCCCTCAACAACGTCGTACGCACGGCCTTCGAAGCCCTGGCGGCGGTGTTGGGGGGAACCCAGAGCCTCCACACCAACGCCTACGACGAAGCTCTAGGGCTTCCCACGGAGAAAAGCGCCTTGCTGGCCTTGCGCACACAGCAGATCTTGGCCTACGAATCCGGGATAACCCGAGCGGTCGATCCACTAGGGGGGAGCTTCTACGTCGAGCATCTCACCGACATGCTCGAGGCCCAAGCCCAGGATTACCTTGAACAGGTGGAGCGGCTAGGCGGGGCAGTGGCGGCGGTGGAGGCCGGATTCTTCCAGCGGGAGATCGAGGAGGCGGCCTGGCAGTTCCAGCGCGAGGTCGAAGCGGGCCAGCGCGTCATCGTAGGGGTCAACAAGTTCACCAGCCCCAATAGCCCCCTGGAGGAAGCCACCCCTATCCAACGCATCGACGATACCATCAACCGGAAGCGCCAGGAAGAAGTTCGCCGCTTCCGCGAAGCCCGTGACGGGCAGGGTGTGGGAGTAGCGCTCGAGGCCCTGCGAAAAGCCGCCAAGGGGACGGAAAACCTCTTTCCGTACGTGCTCGAGGCCTTCCGCCGCCGGGCTACCTTGGGCGAGGTCTGCGGGGTGCTGCGCGAGGAGTGGGGGGAGTATCAGCCAGGGTACTAG
- a CDS encoding helix-turn-helix domain-containing protein, giving the protein MDHDTLTRAILRAVSRQAGWEILLALRQGPTRFSELEEGTQVSPRTLSERLRELVELGLVGRRAFAEVPPRVEYTLTPLGLKLLEALESLEGLLLDLDADGSLPKPNLKSSEDQ; this is encoded by the coding sequence ATGGACCACGATACTCTTACACGCGCGATCTTGCGGGCGGTTTCCCGTCAAGCGGGCTGGGAAATCCTGCTGGCTTTACGCCAAGGTCCCACCCGCTTTAGCGAGCTCGAGGAAGGCACCCAGGTGAGCCCCCGCACGCTTTCGGAGCGGTTGCGCGAGCTGGTGGAGCTGGGGCTGGTTGGACGAAGAGCTTTCGCCGAGGTTCCGCCTCGGGTCGAATACACCCTCACCCCGCTAGGGCTCAAGTTGCTGGAGGCCTTAGAGAGTCTTGAAGGTCTCCTCTTGGATTTGGATGCAGATGGGTCACTCCCTAAACCTAACCTTAAGTCAAGCGAGGATCAATAA
- the minD gene encoding septum site-determining protein MinD → MNARAIVVTSGKGGVGKTTTTANVGAALAKLGEKVVVIDVDVGLRNLDVVMGLEGRVVFDLIDVLEGRCKLRQAIIKDKRIESLHLLPASQTKDKESLDPARFKETVRLLLEEEGFDRVLIDSPAGIEKGFQTAAAPAEGALVVVNPEVSSVRDADRIVGLLEAREVRENRLVINRLRPKMVQRGDMLSVDDVVEILGLKPIGIVPEDEQVLVSTNVGDPLVMRNGSQAGLAFMDIARRIRGEEVPFPNFEERAGFFGALRKLFGGS, encoded by the coding sequence GTGAACGCACGGGCCATTGTGGTGACTTCCGGTAAGGGCGGGGTGGGTAAGACCACCACTACCGCCAACGTGGGGGCGGCCCTCGCCAAACTCGGCGAGAAGGTCGTAGTAATCGACGTGGACGTGGGGCTTCGCAACCTCGACGTGGTGATGGGGTTAGAGGGGCGGGTGGTGTTTGACTTGATCGACGTGCTCGAGGGGCGCTGTAAGTTGCGCCAGGCCATCATCAAGGACAAGCGCATCGAGTCCTTACACCTGCTGCCCGCTTCCCAGACCAAGGACAAGGAGTCGCTCGACCCGGCCCGCTTCAAAGAGACCGTCAGGCTGCTGCTTGAAGAAGAAGGCTTCGACCGGGTGCTCATCGACTCCCCGGCGGGCATCGAAAAGGGTTTTCAGACCGCCGCTGCCCCAGCGGAGGGGGCTTTGGTGGTGGTCAACCCGGAGGTCTCGAGCGTGCGGGACGCCGACCGTATCGTGGGGCTCCTGGAGGCCCGGGAGGTGCGGGAGAATCGGCTGGTGATCAACCGCTTGCGGCCCAAGATGGTACAGCGCGGGGACATGCTGAGCGTGGACGACGTGGTGGAGATCCTGGGGCTCAAACCCATCGGCATCGTCCCGGAAGACGAGCAGGTATTGGTTTCCACCAACGTAGGAGACCCTCTCGTCATGCGCAACGGTTCGCAGGCCGGATTGGCTTTCATGGATATCGCCCGGCGCATCCGTGGGGAAGAGGTTCCCTTCCCTAACTTCGAAGAAAGGGCCGGATTTTTCGGCGCCTTGCGCAAGCTCTTTGGGGGTAGCTGA
- the minE gene encoding cell division topological specificity factor MinE has translation MFWFRKKSKDTLKERLKLTLAYDRAQLPPGKVEQLKNDLIEVLQRHFPAEQEDLEVELEQRGEKMVLVANIPLR, from the coding sequence ATGTTTTGGTTCCGCAAAAAGAGCAAGGACACCCTCAAGGAGCGGCTCAAGCTGACCCTGGCCTACGACCGCGCCCAACTGCCCCCCGGCAAAGTCGAGCAGCTCAAGAACGATCTGATTGAGGTGCTCCAGCGCCACTTTCCCGCTGAGCAGGAGGACCTCGAGGTCGAGCTAGAGCAGCGCGGCGAAAAGATGGTGCTGGTCGCAAATATTCCCTTGCGCTAA
- the rodA gene encoding rod shape-determining protein RodA: MVRRVSLLAYDWTLIVLALTINMVGLITLRSASPANFGQQVFFSVAAISAAVLLQLLSRRQIVSWAFLLYGLAIVLLGLVLVVGREVNGAKAWFVLGPVRFQPSELAKLALILTLTRLLAVRPLQGLLDYILPGMLLLPLIGLIVIQPDLGGTLVLLAIWGGILFVRGLPWKHLLVGVALAVPAAYFIVWPNLKPYQQERILAGFDPERDPLGSGFQVTQSKIAIGSGGLFGKGYGEGTQTQLGFVPERQTDFIYSVLSEEWGFVGAVGLLALYALLFWRLAAMALECSRLEDRLIIAGVLAMLSFQVMVNIGVTLGLAPVTGLTLPLVSYGGSSLLTTYIALGLALLVHRDRHRDI; encoded by the coding sequence ATGGTTCGCCGGGTTTCTCTTCTCGCTTATGACTGGACGCTCATTGTGTTGGCGTTGACCATCAATATGGTGGGCTTGATCACCTTGCGCAGTGCTTCCCCAGCAAATTTCGGACAGCAGGTCTTCTTCTCGGTAGCCGCCATCAGTGCGGCGGTGCTTTTGCAGCTCTTGAGCCGCCGGCAGATCGTCTCCTGGGCTTTTTTGCTCTACGGGCTGGCGATCGTGCTGCTGGGGCTAGTGCTAGTGGTGGGCCGGGAGGTGAACGGGGCCAAGGCATGGTTCGTGCTCGGCCCGGTACGCTTCCAGCCCAGCGAGCTAGCCAAGCTGGCCCTGATCCTGACTTTGACCCGATTGTTGGCGGTGCGTCCTTTGCAAGGCTTGCTCGACTACATCTTGCCGGGGATGCTGCTTCTGCCTTTGATAGGCCTCATCGTGATCCAGCCCGACTTGGGGGGTACGTTGGTGTTGCTCGCCATCTGGGGGGGGATCCTTTTTGTGCGGGGGCTACCTTGGAAGCACCTCCTGGTGGGGGTAGCGCTGGCTGTACCTGCCGCTTACTTCATAGTCTGGCCCAACCTCAAGCCCTATCAGCAAGAGCGGATCCTGGCGGGTTTTGATCCTGAGCGCGATCCGCTGGGTTCGGGCTTCCAGGTCACTCAGTCCAAGATCGCCATCGGCTCGGGAGGACTCTTTGGCAAGGGGTATGGGGAGGGCACCCAGACCCAACTGGGATTTGTACCCGAGCGCCAGACCGACTTCATCTACTCGGTGCTCTCGGAAGAGTGGGGTTTCGTGGGGGCGGTGGGGCTTTTGGCGCTGTATGCCCTTTTGTTTTGGCGGTTGGCCGCGATGGCCCTCGAGTGCAGCCGGCTCGAGGACCGCCTGATCATCGCGGGGGTGCTGGCTATGCTGTCATTTCAGGTCATGGTGAATATTGGGGTCACTTTGGGGCTGGCCCCGGTGACCGGCTTGACCCTCCCCTTGGTTTCCTATGGAGGCAGTAGCTTGCTCACCACCTATATCGCCCTCGGGCTGGCGCTCCTGGTCCACAGGGATCGCCACCGGGATATATAG
- a CDS encoding twin-arginine translocase TatA/TatE family subunit: MNLGPVELILILVVILLLFGARKLPELARGLGQSAREFKKGLAEDKDTLEAPKENKPS, encoded by the coding sequence ATGAACCTAGGGCCGGTTGAGCTGATCTTGATCTTGGTAGTGATTTTGCTGTTATTTGGGGCGCGTAAACTCCCTGAACTAGCGCGCGGGCTGGGCCAGTCGGCCCGCGAGTTTAAGAAGGGTCTCGCTGAAGACAAGGATACCCTCGAGGCGCCCAAGGAAAACAAGCCGAGCTGA
- a CDS encoding ABC transporter ATP-binding protein, translating into MEIRYTLHYPLPLQVDLEVQGFTVLLGPSGVGKTSLLKALAGLIPAQGEPFAHLPPQRRPVGYLPQHYALFPHLKAWQNVAFALGQVHPRHRKRSLEFLEAMGIADLAERYPRELSGGQAQRVALARALAREPQLLLLDEPTSALDAATREEVFGGVLERLRQLELPTLAASHDPWLAHQADWLAVLEPGGLAQQGPSSAVLAQPAKPSIARLFGYRNLLPGRIEGLEPPWVWVCLGQVRLRCADTPWARPGQAVVVGVRSDEVIVVRPDRRHTLSLEDNRLQGCLVSLKPEGLGLRGRFRGGLELDLLIPRHVQERLGLEVGQTLEVALKPRYLHLMPQE; encoded by the coding sequence GTGGAGATCCGTTACACGCTTCACTATCCCCTTCCCCTCCAGGTAGACCTCGAGGTGCAGGGCTTCACCGTTCTGCTGGGCCCGAGTGGGGTGGGAAAGACCAGCCTGCTCAAGGCGTTAGCCGGGCTCATCCCAGCTCAGGGTGAGCCCTTTGCCCACCTCCCTCCCCAGCGCCGTCCGGTGGGGTATCTCCCCCAGCACTATGCGCTGTTCCCCCACCTCAAAGCCTGGCAGAACGTGGCGTTTGCCCTGGGGCAGGTACACCCGCGCCACCGCAAACGCAGCCTGGAGTTTCTGGAAGCCATGGGCATCGCCGACCTGGCCGAGCGGTACCCAAGGGAACTCTCGGGGGGACAGGCCCAGCGGGTAGCGCTGGCTCGAGCCCTGGCCCGCGAACCCCAACTGCTGCTGCTCGATGAGCCCACCAGCGCCCTCGACGCCGCTACCCGCGAGGAGGTGTTTGGAGGGGTGCTCGAGCGCTTGCGGCAGCTGGAGCTTCCCACCCTGGCCGCCTCCCACGACCCCTGGTTAGCCCACCAAGCCGACTGGCTGGCCGTGCTCGAGCCGGGCGGCCTAGCGCAGCAGGGGCCTAGCAGCGCGGTGCTGGCCCAACCGGCCAAGCCTAGCATCGCTCGGCTGTTCGGGTATCGCAACCTGCTCCCAGGCCGCATCGAGGGCCTGGAGCCACCTTGGGTTTGGGTGTGCCTGGGCCAAGTACGGCTGCGCTGCGCCGATACTCCCTGGGCCCGGCCAGGTCAGGCGGTGGTGGTGGGCGTGCGCTCGGACGAAGTCATCGTGGTGCGTCCGGACCGGCGCCATACCCTGTCCTTGGAGGACAACCGGCTCCAGGGGTGCCTGGTCTCGCTCAAACCCGAGGGGTTAGGGCTTAGAGGAAGATTTAGAGGGGGGCTCGAGCTGGACTTGCTTATTCCCCGCCACGTTCAAGAGCGGCTGGGGCTCGAGGTCGGGCAAACCTTAGAGGTAGCGCTCAAGCCACGCTACCTCCACCTGATGCCCCAGGAGTAG
- the modB gene encoding molybdate ABC transporter permease subunit, with the protein MSESLIVTLRLAFWTAVILLAVGTPLAWLLARRRFFGQEALETLLLLPLVLPPTVLGFYILLLVGESGPLARYLGLHWAFTFKGILLGSVIFNLPLALSAYREAFRSLDEELLQTAYTLGAGPGRVWREVILPLSLPGLLSGTLLAFAHSLGEFGVVIMIGGSLPGETRVVSIYLFELTQALHLQEANRVALLLVILSFVLLLSVRFLEARWRSVTRFTIPFPSR; encoded by the coding sequence GTGAGCGAATCCCTCATCGTCACCCTACGGCTGGCCTTCTGGACCGCGGTGATCCTGCTTGCCGTAGGCACTCCCCTGGCCTGGCTGCTGGCCCGTCGCCGCTTCTTTGGCCAAGAGGCCCTGGAGACCCTCTTGCTCCTGCCGTTGGTGCTCCCGCCGACGGTACTGGGGTTTTATATTCTCCTGCTGGTAGGAGAAAGCGGCCCGCTGGCCCGCTACCTGGGGCTCCACTGGGCCTTCACCTTCAAGGGGATTCTGCTGGGCTCCGTGATCTTCAACCTTCCTCTAGCCCTATCCGCCTACCGCGAAGCCTTCCGTAGTCTTGATGAAGAGCTGTTACAAACCGCGTACACCCTAGGCGCCGGACCTGGGCGGGTCTGGCGCGAGGTGATTTTACCTCTATCGCTTCCCGGGCTGCTCTCTGGCACCCTCCTGGCTTTCGCCCACAGCTTAGGAGAGTTCGGGGTAGTCATCATGATCGGAGGAAGCCTACCGGGGGAGACCCGGGTGGTGAGCATCTACCTCTTCGAGCTGACCCAAGCCCTACACTTGCAGGAGGCCAACCGGGTAGCCTTGCTCCTGGTCATCCTCTCTTTCGTACTGTTGCTCTCTGTACGCTTCCTGGAGGCTCGGTGGAGATCCGTTACACGCTTCACTATCCCCTTCCCCTCCAGGTAG
- the modA gene encoding molybdate ABC transporter substrate-binding protein gives MRKLLVGLTVALGLALAQQAEVRVAVAANLRDAFTEIARVFEKEYPNFKVSAVFGASGNFTQQILQGAPFDLFLAADTSFPERVEKEGRAEPNTRKVYARGKLILFIPNRVGLEPKDLKIILDPKIRRLAIANPETAPYGRAAQQTLQALGIYEQVKSKLVFGQDIAQAAQLTLSAADAGFIPFSYTFSPDLRNQGKFLVVAQRLYTPLDQAYVMVKGRDRPEVRALYEFISSDKAKTILKSYGYETP, from the coding sequence ATGCGAAAACTTCTTGTGGGCTTGACAGTAGCGTTGGGCCTGGCTTTGGCGCAACAGGCCGAGGTTCGGGTCGCGGTGGCCGCCAATTTGCGCGATGCGTTCACGGAGATCGCACGGGTTTTTGAAAAGGAGTACCCCAACTTTAAGGTGTCGGCGGTTTTCGGCGCCTCCGGCAACTTCACCCAACAGATCCTTCAAGGCGCCCCCTTCGACCTCTTTCTGGCCGCCGATACCTCCTTCCCGGAGAGGGTGGAGAAGGAGGGGCGGGCTGAACCCAACACCCGCAAGGTCTACGCTCGAGGTAAGCTGATCCTGTTCATCCCCAACCGGGTAGGGCTAGAGCCTAAAGACCTCAAGATAATCCTGGACCCCAAGATTCGCCGCCTCGCCATTGCCAACCCCGAGACTGCCCCCTACGGCCGGGCGGCCCAGCAGACCCTACAAGCCCTAGGGATCTACGAGCAGGTCAAATCCAAGCTGGTCTTCGGCCAGGACATCGCCCAGGCCGCCCAGCTCACCCTGAGCGCGGCGGACGCGGGGTTTATCCCCTTCTCCTATACCTTCAGCCCCGACCTGCGCAACCAAGGGAAGTTTCTAGTAGTCGCCCAGCGCCTCTACACCCCCCTGGACCAGGCCTACGTCATGGTGAAAGGTAGAGATCGCCCCGAGGTGCGCGCCCTGTACGAATTCATCAGCTCCGACAAAGCCAAGACCATCCTGAAAAGCTACGGGTACGAGACCCCGTGA
- a CDS encoding molybdopterin-dependent oxidoreductase — MRRLLSVVILVLSALALAQSGEIELAGLLERPAKLTLADLQALPTETVTVIFLSGQGQEQHSYRGVRLAEVIQRAGLKLEARKNDKLRKFVLVTAKDGYAVIFSWGELDPEFGAQPVLLAWEEDGKPLEGERGPFRLVVPGDKRGGRYVSGVIRLEVRDAQAR, encoded by the coding sequence ATGCGACGGTTGCTATCGGTGGTTATTTTGGTCCTCTCGGCGTTGGCGCTGGCGCAAAGCGGCGAGATAGAGCTGGCGGGATTGCTCGAGCGACCTGCCAAGCTCACCCTAGCCGACCTTCAGGCGCTGCCAACGGAAACCGTTACGGTGATCTTTTTGTCCGGCCAAGGCCAAGAGCAGCACAGCTACCGAGGGGTGCGGCTGGCCGAGGTGATCCAGCGCGCAGGGCTCAAGCTCGAGGCGAGAAAAAACGACAAGCTGCGCAAATTCGTGCTAGTTACCGCCAAGGACGGCTACGCCGTGATCTTCTCCTGGGGTGAGCTAGACCCCGAGTTCGGCGCCCAACCGGTGCTTTTGGCTTGGGAGGAGGACGGAAAACCCCTGGAAGGGGAGCGAGGCCCTTTTCGCCTGGTGGTCCCCGGCGATAAGCGGGGCGGGCGTTATGTCAGCGGGGTGATTCGGCTCGAGGTCCGCGATGCACAGGCGAGGTGA
- a CDS encoding molybdopterin-binding protein, translated as MQISARNQLPGTVKSVKYGEVMAEVTVRVGEHEIVSAITRTAAESLGLEPGKAVIVVIKSTEVMIATP; from the coding sequence ATGCAAATCAGTGCGCGCAACCAGCTACCCGGCACGGTGAAATCGGTCAAGTACGGCGAAGTGATGGCTGAGGTGACGGTACGGGTCGGCGAACACGAGATCGTATCGGCCATCACCCGCACCGCCGCAGAATCCTTGGGCTTGGAGCCGGGCAAAGCGGTGATCGTGGTGATCAAGTCCACCGAGGTGATGATCGCTACCCCCTGA
- a CDS encoding PadR family transcriptional regulator, with product MSDKSALPKLSTSDWAVLAALAEGEAHGFHLAALFSAGGELGSVWSIQRPQVYRVLEHLTQAGLARAVRREPGLAGPQRTVFAATEAGRGAVEEWLRLPVTRLRLGRSELRLKLIFLLRSGADWGPLLSRQRAHYQRTLHTLEAQEAHQQGVGRIVLLWRLEHAKAGLRFVERLLAEGPPRQ from the coding sequence ATGTCCGACAAAAGCGCCTTGCCCAAGCTCTCCACCAGCGATTGGGCGGTGCTCGCCGCGCTCGCCGAAGGTGAAGCCCACGGTTTCCACCTCGCGGCGCTCTTCTCCGCTGGGGGTGAGCTGGGGAGCGTCTGGAGCATTCAGCGCCCCCAGGTCTACCGCGTCCTGGAACACCTCACCCAGGCTGGGCTGGCCCGCGCCGTGCGCCGCGAGCCGGGGCTGGCCGGCCCACAGCGCACGGTGTTTGCAGCCACCGAAGCGGGGCGCGGGGCCGTGGAGGAATGGCTTCGCCTCCCCGTTACCCGCCTGCGGTTGGGCCGTAGCGAACTGCGGCTGAAGCTTATCTTCTTGCTCCGCAGCGGGGCCGACTGGGGACCCCTACTCTCGCGCCAGCGCGCCCATTACCAGCGCACCCTCCATACCCTCGAGGCCCAGGAAGCGCACCAACAGGGGGTGGGCCGGATCGTCCTGCTGTGGAGGCTCGAGCACGCTAAAGCCGGGCTGCGCTTCGTCGAGCGCCTCCTGGCCGAAGGACCCCCGCGGCAGTAG